A DNA window from Iodobacter ciconiae contains the following coding sequences:
- a CDS encoding BPSS1780 family membrane protein, with protein sequence MENDSVIDLLPEPRRLAANRGWYWCVNGFKLFRRQPGIWIVIVLQFFVLALLAGVLPVVGALAYTLVSPVLSGGVYLAAKRCDAGNRVGPLDLFAAFHGEIKPLLWVGLINVLAAMLVTVVLGLFGSQASLVDIPAGSLPTPEQMKSLYLHTSLSLILMTPVMCAVWFAPALILFDGYSAFEAMKLSFAGITRNWQAFLVSGLVTIALCFLSVFTLLLGLLIVLPVIMLMQYIAYREIFTAAPVGVNGV encoded by the coding sequence ATGGAAAACGATAGCGTAATTGATCTCTTACCTGAGCCACGTCGCCTTGCGGCGAATCGTGGCTGGTATTGGTGTGTGAATGGATTTAAGTTGTTTCGTCGTCAGCCGGGAATATGGATTGTCATCGTCCTGCAATTTTTTGTTTTAGCTTTGCTGGCAGGTGTGCTGCCTGTAGTAGGCGCTTTGGCCTATACCCTGGTATCTCCGGTATTGTCGGGCGGAGTATATTTGGCGGCTAAACGGTGCGATGCAGGTAACAGAGTTGGCCCTCTGGATTTATTTGCTGCATTTCACGGTGAAATAAAACCCCTGCTATGGGTGGGTTTAATTAATGTGCTTGCTGCGATGCTGGTCACGGTTGTGCTGGGCTTATTTGGCAGCCAGGCCAGTCTTGTTGATATTCCAGCCGGAAGCTTGCCTACGCCAGAGCAAATGAAATCGCTGTATTTACATACCTCGCTGAGCCTTATTTTAATGACGCCAGTGATGTGTGCGGTGTGGTTTGCCCCTGCTTTAATATTGTTTGATGGTTATTCTGCCTTCGAGGCGATGAAGCTTTCATTTGCAGGCATTACCCGCAACTGGCAGGCGTTTTTAGTGAGTGGGCTGGTCACGATTGCCTTGTGTTTTTTATCAGTATTTACATTACTGCTGGGGTTATTGATTGTCTTGCCGGTGATCATGCTGATGCAATATATTGCGTACCGAGAAATTTTTACTGCAGCGCCTGTCGGTGTTAATGGAGTTTAA
- a CDS encoding diacylglycerol kinase: protein MEFNVSESPFKGKTGVARVFNALGYSLDGLKAGWLNEAAFRQVTLLALLGIPGALLIPGLPHWGRALLIASHLASMIVELLNSAIEAAVDHTSLERHELAKRAKDLGSAAQLVCLLNLALMWCLVVLG from the coding sequence ATGGAGTTTAATGTGTCGGAAAGCCCGTTTAAAGGCAAAACAGGAGTCGCCCGTGTCTTTAATGCTCTGGGCTATTCCCTGGATGGTTTAAAGGCAGGCTGGTTAAATGAAGCTGCTTTTCGTCAGGTTACCTTGCTGGCATTGCTTGGTATTCCTGGCGCACTTTTGATTCCGGGTTTACCCCATTGGGGGCGTGCTTTGCTGATTGCCAGCCATTTAGCCAGCATGATTGTTGAGCTGCTTAATTCTGCGATCGAAGCTGCGGTGGATCACACCTCGTTAGAGCGTCACGAGTTAGCTAAGCGGGCTAAAGACCTGGGTAGTGCAGCTCAGCTGGTTTGTTTACTAAATCTGGCTTTGATGTGGTGTTTGGTCGTATTGGGTTAG